From the genome of Bosea sp. Tri-49, one region includes:
- a CDS encoding substrate-binding domain-containing protein: MSSLKALAQRLGLSITTVSRALDDYPDVAPATRERVRHAAREANYRPHNAARRLRKGTGETVAFVMPAQPGHFHEPVFAELLAAIGERLAAEHHDLILLAARPGLEEMATYRRLVESGRADAFILARTRRRDERVAYLEAKGVPFICHGRTETKQPYAFVDGDGEAGFRDVTKRLIGLGRRRIAHLSAPSYLTFATLRAAGWRQAMIEAGFEEDAQRLFAEGEPTEADGHRLAAELLAGRQPPTALVCATDRMALGAMQAVVEAGLAIGSDIAVTGHDNIPAASYARPGLTTMELPPSEVGARLAAMILARMGGRDPRELSAVLDLRQIPRGSSAEA; the protein is encoded by the coding sequence TTGAGCTCTCTCAAGGCACTCGCGCAACGTCTCGGCCTCTCGATCACGACCGTGTCGCGAGCCCTCGACGACTATCCGGATGTCGCTCCGGCGACGCGTGAGCGCGTGCGGCATGCGGCGCGCGAGGCGAACTATCGCCCTCACAACGCCGCTCGCCGGCTGCGCAAGGGAACCGGTGAGACGGTCGCCTTCGTGATGCCCGCGCAACCCGGGCATTTCCACGAACCCGTCTTCGCCGAACTGCTCGCCGCGATCGGCGAGCGCCTCGCCGCAGAGCATCACGATCTCATCCTGCTCGCGGCGCGCCCCGGCCTCGAAGAGATGGCGACCTATCGACGCCTGGTCGAAAGCGGCCGGGCCGACGCCTTCATCCTCGCCCGGACGCGCCGGCGCGACGAGCGCGTCGCCTATCTCGAGGCGAAGGGCGTACCCTTCATCTGCCATGGCCGGACCGAGACGAAACAGCCTTACGCCTTCGTCGACGGCGATGGCGAGGCAGGCTTCCGCGATGTGACGAAGCGCCTGATCGGGCTGGGGCGTCGCCGGATCGCGCATCTGTCGGCACCATCCTATCTCACCTTCGCGACGCTGCGCGCTGCCGGCTGGCGACAGGCGATGATCGAAGCCGGCTTTGAGGAGGACGCGCAGCGGCTCTTTGCCGAAGGTGAGCCGACCGAAGCGGACGGCCATCGCCTCGCCGCCGAACTGCTGGCCGGAAGGCAGCCGCCAACAGCTCTCGTCTGTGCCACCGACCGGATGGCGCTCGGAGCGATGCAGGCCGTGGTCGAGGCCGGCCTCGCCATAGGCTCCGACATCGCGGTCACCGGCCACGACAACATTCCAGCGGCCTCTTATGCCCGGCCGGGCCTCACCACCATGGAGTTGCCGCCTTCCGAGGTCGGCGCCCGGCTCGCCGCGATGATCCTCGCCCGCATGGGCGGGCGCGATCCGCGCGAGCTCTCCGCCGTATTGGATTTGCGCCAGATCCCAAGGGGTTCGAGCGCAGAAGCCTGA